A portion of the Pomacea canaliculata isolate SZHN2017 linkage group LG13, ASM307304v1, whole genome shotgun sequence genome contains these proteins:
- the LOC112553918 gene encoding 5-hydroxytryptamine receptor 4-like gives MLTQMDDRLALDGDDVWLLPEHELQLQSLDALAHNKRYVVAQSMVQQSRFNLGLLILFILSIFVVNAFFIVVILMSKALRSSSKHILILSVAFGDLIQGLLILPLITDLGMKGSTVTECSTFHVARLFADFLIPSITTLGVLVLNIDYILRLTCNLYSEGGSRACILGSLFVGPWLVSILLLVPIYIVSLRKISPYNTGNMCQIITEGVYARTLLTMSYILYGCILLVVTLSVAVMYLIKREYLGLDVCGERVHAPFDICLASFVNILFYTPIFLFALLTTEGYLGCAADSECRTLEGVYTFALWLMLTKSWILPMAWIFGTDTRAGIRQAIPFC, from the exons ATGGATGACCGACTAGCTCTCGATGGCGACGATGTGTGGCTGCTGCCAGAACACGAGCTGCAGCTGCAGTCGCTGGACGCCCTGGCGCACAACAAGCGATACGTGGTGGCGCAAAGCATGGTGCAGCAGAGCCGCTTCAACCTCGGACTCCTCATCCTCTTCATTCTGTCTATCTTCGTCGTCAACGCCTTCTTCATCGTCGTGATCCTCATGTCCAAGGCTCTGCGGTCCAGCTCCAAGCACATCCTCATCCTCAGTGTAGCTTTCGGAGACCTCATCCAGGGTCTCCTCATTCTGCCCCTCATCACCGACCTTGGAATGAAAGGATCAACGGTCACAGAGTGTTCCACGTTTCAT GTGGCGCGGCTCTTCGCTGACTTCCTCATCCCCTCCATCACCACCCTGGGTGTGTTGGTCCTGAACATCGACTACATCCTCCGCCTGACCTGTAACCTGTACTCGGAGGGCGGCAGCCGAGCCTGCATCCTGGGCTCGCTCTTTGTAGGTCCCTGGTTGGTGAGCATCCTCCTCCTTGTCCCTATCTACATCGTCAGCCTCCGCAAGATCTCGCCCTACAACACAGGCAACATGTGCCAGATCATCACCGAGGGCGTCTACGCGCGAACTCTTCTGACGATGAGTTACATCTTGTACGGGTGCATCTTGCTGGTGGTGACGTTGTCG GTAGCTGTGATGTATTTGATCAAGCGAGAGTACTTAGGTCTGGACGTGTGTGGCGAACGAGTTCACGCACCTTTCGACATCTGCCTGGCCAGCTTTGTCAACATCCTCTTCTACACTCCCATCTTCCTCTTCGCTCTGCTGACCACCGAAGGTTACCTGGGCTGCGCCGCTGACTCAGAGTGTCGCACTCTGGAGGGTGTCTACACCTTCGCACTGTGGCTGATGCTGACCAAGTCCTGGATCCTGCCCATGGCCTGGATCTTCGGCACAGACACGCGCGCTGGGATCCGGCAGGCCATTCCCTTCTGCTGA